A region from the Candidatus Thiothrix putei genome encodes:
- a CDS encoding GNAT family N-acetyltransferase encodes MSITITPDQPSTQPMPVTVTGEIFSTSAFRAIIAHEFRLKPVQVHVATTGQTFTIPAFLRTHWRGKQTLIIGAGFDKTGLIPNIAADDYGTVIETLAQALTTTKVNCLEIRTPQRIPCLNDTADKVELNVDIQPSVATIWQNLSSNTRKNIRRPLKMGFTSVIGLNSQLLDEFYQLYRMSLHDLGSLPHPKAFFMDLMTQCPSQVEIFMGYIDGIPVVSSLNFVSEDEVYGAWSGIHTLYKKHNVFLAMLWQIIEYCGTSGRKTYNLGRSSAGSNPHQFKLKLANRSHKIYYYQLPIAKPSPTVSKVQEAASWLIRHTPEVVMDGLSRVLLHKFY; translated from the coding sequence ATGAGTATAACGATTACCCCCGATCAGCCATCCACGCAACCAATGCCGGTTACAGTAACAGGTGAGATTTTCTCTACCTCAGCCTTTCGCGCCATTATTGCGCATGAGTTCCGCCTAAAACCGGTGCAAGTACACGTAGCAACAACAGGCCAAACGTTTACGATCCCCGCATTTTTGCGTACTCATTGGCGAGGCAAACAAACCCTCATCATCGGTGCAGGTTTTGATAAAACGGGGCTAATTCCCAATATTGCCGCTGATGATTATGGCACTGTAATCGAAACATTAGCACAGGCGTTAACCACCACGAAGGTTAATTGCTTAGAAATACGTACCCCCCAACGTATTCCCTGTCTGAATGACACTGCCGATAAAGTCGAGTTGAATGTCGACATTCAACCTTCAGTGGCAACTATCTGGCAGAACCTCTCCAGTAATACCCGTAAAAATATCCGTCGCCCTTTAAAAATGGGGTTTACCTCGGTCATTGGGCTAAATTCGCAACTATTGGATGAGTTTTACCAGTTGTATCGCATGAGTTTGCATGATCTTGGCAGTTTGCCGCATCCCAAAGCATTTTTTATGGATTTGATGACACAATGCCCCAGTCAAGTTGAAATTTTTATGGGCTATATCGACGGTATTCCAGTGGTGTCATCCCTTAATTTTGTGAGTGAGGATGAAGTCTATGGCGCATGGTCAGGCATCCATACCCTGTACAAGAAGCACAATGTATTTCTCGCCATGCTGTGGCAAATAATTGAATATTGTGGAACAAGCGGGCGTAAAACTTACAACCTAGGACGCTCATCCGCAGGCAGCAACCCGCATCAATTCAAGCTAAAACTTGCCAATCGTAGCCACAAAATTTACTACTACCAATTACCAATCGCCAAGCCCTCTCCAACCGTTTCCAAGGTACAAGAAGCTGCTTCTTGGCTCATCCGCCATACCCCAGAAGTCGTTATGGATGGGTTATCTCGTGTCCTGCTCCACAAATTTTATTGA
- a CDS encoding glycosyltransferase family 4 protein translates to MKANHMKILEVCTVSSSAYALVFHRAHALNQRHAGNMQVDILCSDGPEVALMQAQGMNVVVETLHRSLNPLQLARSAWNLHRAIRQGDYDTVHLHFGIPGLVGRFLAFFDHKTVWIYQSHGYSIAENTSPFARKAYILIEKLLKKTVRYSLFQLREDMQLAREHHLLDETQMVFLGNGIDVEKFEPSHTSPSGITTFGMVARFEPIKNHALLLDAAEHLAKQTRDFKIKLIGQGHLQAEVQAAIQQKGLTDVIEIQAYRNDMPAFYQSIDVGVLTSFAEGIPRALIEPMASGKPVICTNVKGSREAIIDQETGFKTPIDSPQMLADHMLWFIQHPEQRQQMGKTARQHAIQHFSESRVLDILGEIYLSCRPFQLTGATV, encoded by the coding sequence ATGAAAGCTAACCATATGAAAATTCTGGAAGTTTGCACCGTCAGCAGTTCAGCCTATGCGCTGGTTTTTCACCGTGCCCATGCACTGAATCAACGTCATGCCGGTAACATGCAGGTCGATATACTGTGCAGTGATGGCCCTGAAGTTGCCTTAATGCAAGCACAAGGCATGAATGTAGTAGTAGAAACCCTGCACCGCAGTCTCAACCCGTTGCAACTGGCGCGTTCTGCCTGGAATCTGCACCGTGCTATTCGTCAAGGGGATTACGATACTGTGCATCTGCATTTTGGCATACCAGGGTTAGTCGGACGCTTTCTGGCTTTTTTTGATCACAAAACTGTCTGGATTTACCAAAGCCATGGCTACAGTATCGCAGAAAACACCAGCCCATTCGCACGTAAGGCTTATATTCTGATTGAAAAGCTGCTGAAAAAAACCGTGCGTTATTCACTGTTCCAGTTACGTGAAGATATGCAATTAGCACGGGAACATCACCTACTCGATGAAACACAAATGGTGTTTTTGGGGAATGGCATAGACGTAGAAAAATTCGAGCCAAGCCACACATCCCCTTCCGGCATCACGACGTTTGGTATGGTGGCACGCTTTGAGCCGATCAAAAATCATGCCTTGCTATTGGATGCTGCCGAACACTTGGCAAAGCAGACCCGTGACTTCAAAATTAAACTCATTGGTCAAGGACATCTACAAGCCGAAGTACAAGCGGCTATCCAGCAAAAAGGGCTGACTGACGTGATTGAAATTCAAGCATACCGCAATGACATGCCAGCGTTTTATCAAAGCATTGATGTGGGCGTACTGACCTCATTTGCTGAAGGTATTCCACGTGCTCTGATCGAACCCATGGCCTCCGGCAAACCCGTTATTTGCACTAATGTTAAAGGCAGCCGCGAAGCTATCATTGATCAGGAAACCGGCTTCAAAACCCCCATTGATTCCCCACAAATGCTTGCCGACCACATGCTTTGGTTCATTCAACACCCTGAACAACGCCAACAAATGGGTAAAACCGCACGTCAACATGCGATTCAACACTTCTCAGAATCACGGGTGCTCGATATTCTCGGTGAAATCTACCTATCTTGCCGTCCCTTCCAACTCACAGGAGCCACCGTATGA